The Syntrophotalea acetylenivorans genome contains the following window.
CTTTTCCGCCGGCCAGCGTCCTTCGAGTTCGCCGCGGGTCATGGTGCCGGCCAGGTAGGTGCCGATAGCCCGGTCACTGCTAGAGGCGCTGTCGTCCTCGTAACGAACACGATCCTCGGGACCCTCAAAGGCTTCGGTGACCAGGCTTGAAATAAGCGAAGTCAGGTAGTTGAGGGGCTTGCGGATGATGCGTACATCGCTTACCGAACGGGGTTCCTGGACAATTTTAACCGGGGCGAGCAGCTCGTCCAGGTCGAGACTCTCGAGGCCCCTTTGCTGCTCAAGCAATTCGGCTTTGCCAACCAGGTCCTGAGTGCGGTGGAAGCCGAGACGGGCGGTGAGCAAGCGAATCTCCTCGCCGAGAGCACGAAAAAAGGTGGTTTCGTAGATGATACCGTTTTCCAGGACCCGCGGCACGAATCGTTTCTGCCCCTGGGCGTGGGCTTCTTCCAGCGTTTCCATCTGGGTAGCGATGCCGACGTGGCAGGTGCCGAGATGACAGGTCCGGCAGGCGGTGCAGCCGATGACCACCATCGGCAGGGTGCCGAAACCGACCCGGTTAGCGCCGAGCAGCAGCATCTTGACCACGTCGCGGCCGCTGTGCATGCCGCCATCGGCCCAGATTTCCACCTTGTGACGTAAGCCGGCTTCGGCCAGGGCGCGATGGGCTAATCTTACACCGATCTCTGCCGGCAAACCAACAAACTTGATGGCATGCCGGCGGGCGGCGCCGGTACCGCCGTCGTAGCCGCTGATAGTGATAATGTCGGCACCGGCTTTGGCGATGCCCAGGGCGATAGTACCGATACCGGCCACCGCTGGCACCTTGACCGAAATGCGAGCACGGGGGTTGGCGGTCTTCAACTCCTCGATGATTTGCGCCAGATCTTCGATAGAGTAGATGTCGTGATTGTTGGAGGGGGAAATGAGCGTAACCCCTTCCTTGGCATGGCGCGCCTCGGCAATCTTGGCCGTGACCTTGAACCCCGGCAGGTGGCCGCCTTCGCCCGGTTTGGCCCCCTGACCGATCTTGATTTCGAGAAAATCAGCCGAGTTGAGCAACGCCATGTGGGCTCCGAAGCGTCCTGAAGCGATCTGCTGGCCACGGTTGCGGCGGTAATTGCCCAGCATGTCGGGGATTTCTCCCCCTTCGCCGTTCATGCAAATGATATTGAGTCTTTTTGCAGCCTCAGCATAGATGCGAAAGGCCGTTTCCCCCTGGGACCCGAAGCTCATGGCGGAAAAGAGGATCGGCAGATCGTGGCCGCCGATGGTCGCATCGACCTCTTTGGGATCGACGGTCAGCGGTTCGGGAAAGGAGAAGCCCAGCAGATGACGGATAGCCAGAGGATTCTCGATTTTCAGCTGACTGATGAGCTTGGACAGGTCGGCGTAGTTGGCTTCCATCTTTGCCACTGAAGCGACCATTTTCCAGATCCGGGGATAGAGGCGAAATTGGCCCACCAACGGTTGTTTTTTTCGGCTTCGAGCCAAACGGCTTCGTTCCAGCCAAAGCTCTTCCAACTTTTCCAGGGTCAGGCCGCCCCGGGGCGAACCGCAGAAGTTGGGTACTCCAAAGATTTCAGCCAGTTCCGGCCCCAGGCCGATGGCGGCGAAGGGGCGCCCATAACCGCCCAATTCGTGACACCCCATGGTCGACATGACTTTTTCAAGGCCTTTGGCCAGCACGGTAATCAATTGTTTCAGGCCGGAGGGGAATTCGTCGGCCAGTTCCCACATCAAATAGGGGCAGAGAGCATCGGCGCCCATGCCGATGGCGAAGATCAGGTCGTGCAGATTACGCAGGGCACCGGAACGCACTACCAGAGACGTGCTTCGACGCAAACTGCGTCCAGCCCCATCCTCAATGTTGCTGAGGGCTCGATGCAGATGAGGCACCACCAGAAGCGGATCGATAAAACTGTTGCCGCTACTAAAAGCACTACTGTCATCGATCAGCAGCAATGAGGCTCCATTGGTGACGGCTGCCAGAGCATCATCCTGCAGTCGTTTCAGGGCTTGGCGAACTGTTTCGCCGCGGCGCAGGTTACAGGCCAGGGTGCGATGACGGTAGCGTCCGCCGCCAAAATGGCCAAGCAGCTGTTCCAGAGAGAGCGTTCCGAATTGTGACGCCATGGCTGCGTCGCCTGCCTGCGACGCAAGGCGGCGTCCGCCGGTGAGTAGCGGTACGTCAAGGGCAACGGCTTGCCGTACCCGTCCCTGCAGGCGTGGGGCAGGGCCGAGATAGACCCGCGTGGAGAAATGCTCCGCTTCACGCTCCCTGTCGATGGCCGGGTTGGTAACCACGGCGACCTGTTCTTTGAAAAAGTCCGCCAGATTCTGGCTGCTGGTGGCAATGGCAGCGAGAGGCCCGTCGTATCCGAGAGAAGAGATGGGTTCTTGCCCCTTCTCCGCCATAGCCCGCAGATTGCGCAGGTCGCTGCTTTTCCAGGCCATGGCCGATAATAAGTTGTCCCGCAGCAACCCCTTGCTACGGCCGAAAGCAGCGATTGCCGTCTTCTTGCTCGATTGTAGCTGCCGGGCATGGGTCAGCTTGCGAGTATGCCCGGTCAGAGACGTGCGGCGACTGAAACATTTGTATACCGACTGCCGTAGCTCTTCATGAGTGAGTACGGTCACCGGTTGCCCGCTTGGGGCCAGCAGCCCGATCTTTTCTCCGGGAGCCAGGGTTATGGGATCGGAAACAATCTCGTCCTGCGAGACGACGCCGACTTCCGAGGAAACGAAATATTCCCTTTCTGTTTCGCCGAACCACAGGGGCCGCAGGCCCATAGCGTCGACACTGAAAACGCAGTGACTTCCAAGCCGGGAAATAATGGCCGCAGGCCCCTGGGCGCTGGCTTGGAACATATGGCGGAAAAAGGCGTACATGGGGCGCAGCTCTTCGGGCAGCTGCTTATGATCATTAAAAATCGGTGGAAAGATCAGTTCCATGGCTTCGAACAGGGACAGGTCGAAGCGGCGGATCAATCCTTCCAGAATCCGGTTGAGATCCTGAGAATCGCTGCCGCCGAGGGGGAGTTCTATTCCCAGCAGCCGGGCTTCTTCGCGCAAGCGGGGGATGGTGTTGATTTCGCCATTATGGCCGAGCAGGCTGAAAGGCTGGGCGCGCAGCACGTCAGGCAGGGTGTTGGTGGAAAAGCGGCTGTGGCCGATCGTGAGTGCCGAGAGGAAGTCCCGGCGTTTCAGATCGGGGTAGTAGCGGGCGAGCAATTCAGGGGCGCCGAGAACCTTATAGGAAGCAACCTGGGTCGAGAGAGAGGCGACATGAACCGGCAGCTTTGTCTCCAGAGCCAGATGCAGATCGTAGAGGATTTTACGGAGATCGCTCTCGGCCGGTCCCTGGCAGGCCAGTTGCCAGAAAAAGGGTTCCGCCTGACGGGCGTTGACGGACAGGACTTCGCTGCGTACCGGACAGGGCCGTTCAACAAGCAGCTGCAGGCCGGCAGCGGCAAAGAACTCCAGGATTTTGCCACGTAAGGCGGCCTCGGGGGCAGCAGCCTCTGCCGGCAACAGCAGGTGGGCGACCACGAAGCGGTCACTTTCAGCCAGGTCGGCAGCGTAGCCGGATTGGGCCAGGCGTTCCTGCCACAATAAACGGGGGATATCGCTCAGTATGCCGCAGCCGTCGCCCTCGCCACGAATTTCGCCGGCTCGGTGCCCCATCTTGATCAAGGCGTCGATGGTTCGTTGCAGGTTGCCGTGGGTCGGCGTGCCGAGCTTCTTGATAAAGCCGATAATGGCGCAGGCATCCCGCTCTGGTGGCGGGGCAAAGGGACTGTTGCTGGCGGGCAGAGTCATGAGAGCTCCCGGGAAAGGTCATTGGGGTCCGGATCGATTCGTTAACTACTCCCTTTATTCTAACCCAAGATGCACGGTCCTCAATAGACGAAAGGGGGCCGGCCTTTCGGCTGCCCCCCCTTTGCAGAGATTCTTGATCGGCGGTTATGGCGATCAGCGTAATTTAAGCATGAGTTTGATGGCTTTATCGATGCCGACGGCGACCTGGGCGATGTTGTCCGCCAGCATGTAGGCCGGGGTGGTAACGAGCTTACGTTGTTTGTCGACTACCACCTCATCCACAGGGCAAGCCACGTGCTTGACGCCCATGGAGTCAAGGGTCGCGGCGGTGTCCCTGTCGGTGCCGATGGTCA
Protein-coding sequences here:
- a CDS encoding glutamate synthase-related protein, yielding MTLPASNSPFAPPPERDACAIIGFIKKLGTPTHGNLQRTIDALIKMGHRAGEIRGEGDGCGILSDIPRLLWQERLAQSGYAADLAESDRFVVAHLLLPAEAAAPEAALRGKILEFFAAAGLQLLVERPCPVRSEVLSVNARQAEPFFWQLACQGPAESDLRKILYDLHLALETKLPVHVASLSTQVASYKVLGAPELLARYYPDLKRRDFLSALTIGHSRFSTNTLPDVLRAQPFSLLGHNGEINTIPRLREEARLLGIELPLGGSDSQDLNRILEGLIRRFDLSLFEAMELIFPPIFNDHKQLPEELRPMYAFFRHMFQASAQGPAAIISRLGSHCVFSVDAMGLRPLWFGETEREYFVSSEVGVVSQDEIVSDPITLAPGEKIGLLAPSGQPVTVLTHEELRQSVYKCFSRRTSLTGHTRKLTHARQLQSSKKTAIAAFGRSKGLLRDNLLSAMAWKSSDLRNLRAMAEKGQEPISSLGYDGPLAAIATSSQNLADFFKEQVAVVTNPAIDREREAEHFSTRVYLGPAPRLQGRVRQAVALDVPLLTGGRRLASQAGDAAMASQFGTLSLEQLLGHFGGGRYRHRTLACNLRRGETVRQALKRLQDDALAAVTNGASLLLIDDSSAFSSGNSFIDPLLVVPHLHRALSNIEDGAGRSLRRSTSLVVRSGALRNLHDLIFAIGMGADALCPYLMWELADEFPSGLKQLITVLAKGLEKVMSTMGCHELGGYGRPFAAIGLGPELAEIFGVPNFCGSPRGGLTLEKLEELWLERSRLARSRKKQPLVGQFRLYPRIWKMVASVAKMEANYADLSKLISQLKIENPLAIRHLLGFSFPEPLTVDPKEVDATIGGHDLPILFSAMSFGSQGETAFRIYAEAAKRLNIICMNGEGGEIPDMLGNYRRNRGQQIASGRFGAHMALLNSADFLEIKIGQGAKPGEGGHLPGFKVTAKIAEARHAKEGVTLISPSNNHDIYSIEDLAQIIEELKTANPRARISVKVPAVAGIGTIALGIAKAGADIITISGYDGGTGAARRHAIKFVGLPAEIGVRLAHRALAEAGLRHKVEIWADGGMHSGRDVVKMLLLGANRVGFGTLPMVVIGCTACRTCHLGTCHVGIATQMETLEEAHAQGQKRFVPRVLENGIIYETTFFRALGEEIRLLTARLGFHRTQDLVGKAELLEQQRGLESLDLDELLAPVKIVQEPRSVSDVRIIRKPLNYLTSLISSLVTEAFEGPEDRVRYEDDSASSSDRAIGTYLAGTMTRGELEGRWPAEKRVLLQFRRRAIPGNGLAAFNIPRINYRVEGAAQDGVGKGATGGKIVVLKGENRQGQRVGGAVGKGLAYGATGGLFLIQGDTDSRACIRLSGAEVVLGGHIHQPVDDRAGNIAGRANLKGFAFEYMTDGKAVVLGDPGPWLCSGMTGGTVYCHLDETMGLTEKALYRRLAKGAQVAIRPLDAADCATVSRLLGEYERELLYSQQAAEVRWVEEVRKSCPGCFVKIVAKDDRPEPPVTTE